From the Thermovirga lienii DSM 17291 genome, one window contains:
- a CDS encoding (NiFe) hydrogenase maturation protein HypF (PFAM: HypF finger; yrdC domain; Acylphosphatase~TIGRFAM: [NiFe] hydrogenase maturation protein HypF~COGs: COG0068 Hydrogenase maturation factor~InterPro IPR004421: IPR001792: IPR011125: IPR006070~KEGG: aco:Amico_1046 (NiFe) hydrogenase maturation protein HypF~PFAM: SUA5/yciO/yrdC domain; acylphosphatase~SPTR: (NiFe) hydrogenase maturation protein HypF;~TIGRFAM: [NiFe] hydrogenase maturation protein HypF), translating into MHMKAIILVSGIVQGIGFRPFCAKLAQKIGVTGSVLNTSEGVILEIFGDKRQIEAYKQELITNAPPLSYIQNIQTLEEKEVDAVPDNFLILPSREKAETKALIPPDIATCEDCLNEMTNPYDRRFEYPFINCTNCGPRFTIIESLPYDRPKTTMAKFHMCPDCKREYENPDDRRYHAQPVACPICGPQVWLENNISDTPIVKGKDAIMETIRLLKENHIVAIKGLGGFHLSCLPTDEALTKLRSRKKRPYKAFALMAKDPQVAEKLVHLTEDAKRLLTSPRKPIVVCPKRKNGDISELVAPKLDTIGVMLPYTPLHFLLLKEIPVLVMTSANVSETPIVSSNHEAKSKLSEIVDYFLMHNRDIKMKIDDSVVASAGKRQIFYRRARGYVPHPVLVKNAMPPILAAGAEMKSTFAITVDKYIIPSQYLGDLKALDTATYYEEALKHFLRLYNFKPNVLVKDIHPQYISSQIAHKTVKLSTANNIEEIKVQHHHAHMASCMVENGITQPVIGLILDGTGLGIDGKIWGGEILVGDLKKFTRKGSLYEAHLPGGEKAILEPWRFAYSLLYETFGKEGSRDLIATIWPHRAQLIPLMEGALHLSPITSSCGRLFDGVAALIGVEEVISYDGQAAMELEAMSAGAREKAPFSIARVGEMFILDWRPTIKWIIKSKTQIPGPRIAAAFHKGLAESLAEMCLEIAKETGIKDVVLSGGVWQNKRLFSLTLYYLKKRALRPLWHTSLSPNDESLSVGQAAIGAALKS; encoded by the coding sequence ATGCACATGAAGGCAATTATCCTCGTAAGTGGAATAGTTCAAGGTATAGGTTTTAGACCATTCTGCGCCAAATTGGCTCAAAAAATAGGCGTAACGGGTTCAGTATTAAATACATCCGAGGGAGTAATACTTGAAATATTCGGGGACAAAAGACAAATAGAAGCCTACAAACAAGAGCTTATAACTAACGCTCCTCCTTTATCATACATCCAGAACATACAAACACTGGAAGAAAAAGAAGTGGACGCTGTTCCAGATAATTTCCTCATATTGCCAAGCAGGGAAAAAGCAGAGACCAAGGCTTTGATTCCCCCAGACATAGCAACTTGCGAAGATTGCCTAAATGAGATGACTAACCCATATGATAGACGTTTTGAATATCCTTTTATCAACTGTACCAACTGCGGCCCTCGTTTTACCATAATCGAAAGTCTTCCTTACGACCGACCTAAAACAACCATGGCAAAGTTTCATATGTGCCCAGACTGCAAAAGAGAATACGAAAACCCAGACGACAGAAGATATCATGCTCAGCCAGTTGCGTGCCCTATCTGCGGACCACAAGTTTGGCTTGAGAACAACATCTCGGACACCCCTATAGTCAAGGGCAAAGATGCTATAATGGAAACCATTCGTCTTTTGAAGGAAAACCATATAGTGGCTATAAAAGGGCTTGGAGGTTTTCATCTTTCGTGTTTGCCAACCGATGAAGCATTGACAAAACTGCGTTCTAGGAAAAAACGACCTTACAAAGCGTTCGCACTAATGGCAAAGGACCCTCAGGTAGCAGAAAAGTTGGTACACCTAACTGAGGATGCCAAAAGATTACTTACTTCTCCACGAAAACCCATAGTGGTATGCCCCAAGAGGAAAAATGGAGATATCAGTGAGCTTGTGGCTCCTAAGTTGGATACTATAGGAGTAATGTTACCATATACTCCATTGCACTTTCTTCTGTTAAAAGAAATTCCTGTTCTAGTTATGACAAGTGCAAATGTATCTGAGACTCCTATAGTGTCATCTAACCATGAAGCCAAGAGCAAACTTTCCGAAATTGTGGATTACTTCTTGATGCACAACAGAGATATAAAAATGAAAATAGATGACTCAGTCGTCGCATCTGCCGGTAAAAGGCAGATCTTCTACAGACGAGCGAGAGGTTATGTCCCCCACCCAGTATTAGTAAAAAATGCTATGCCGCCTATCTTAGCAGCAGGGGCTGAGATGAAATCTACTTTTGCTATAACAGTAGATAAATACATAATTCCAAGTCAGTACCTTGGGGATCTCAAAGCCCTGGACACCGCCACTTATTACGAAGAAGCCCTAAAACATTTCCTCCGACTTTATAACTTTAAACCAAATGTCCTGGTTAAAGACATCCACCCTCAATATATATCAAGCCAAATAGCACATAAAACGGTTAAACTCTCAACCGCCAACAATATTGAGGAGATAAAGGTACAACACCATCACGCTCATATGGCCTCATGCATGGTGGAAAACGGCATCACTCAACCTGTCATAGGGCTCATATTGGACGGCACCGGCTTAGGAATTGATGGGAAGATATGGGGAGGGGAGATACTTGTAGGAGATCTTAAAAAATTCACCAGAAAAGGGTCCTTGTACGAAGCCCATTTGCCAGGAGGCGAAAAGGCCATATTGGAACCTTGGCGTTTTGCTTACTCCCTCCTTTATGAGACTTTCGGCAAGGAAGGTTCAAGAGATCTAATAGCTACGATCTGGCCCCACAGAGCTCAGTTGATTCCTCTGATGGAAGGAGCACTGCATCTTTCTCCCATAACATCCTCCTGTGGTCGGCTTTTCGATGGCGTCGCGGCACTTATTGGCGTCGAGGAAGTAATAAGTTACGATGGCCAGGCAGCAATGGAACTAGAAGCCATGAGCGCGGGAGCGAGGGAAAAAGCACCGTTCTCTATCGCTAGAGTAGGAGAAATGTTTATACTCGACTGGAGGCCAACCATCAAATGGATAATTAAATCTAAAACTCAAATTCCTGGACCTAGGATAGCTGCAGCCTTCCACAAAGGGCTGGCGGAAAGCTTAGCGGAGATGTGCCTCGAAATTGCAAAAGAAACAGGCATAAAAGATGTTGTTTTATCCGGTGGAGTGTGGCAGAACAAAAGGTTGTTCTCCCTTACGCTCTATTATCTGAAAAAAAGAGCTTTGCGGCCCCTTTGGCACACATCCTTGTCCCCCAACGATGAATCCCTGTCTGTGGGACAAGCGGCGATAGGAGCCGCACTTAAATCTTAA
- a CDS encoding fructose-1,6-bisphosphatase, class II (PFAM: Bacterial fructose-1,6-bisphosphatase, glpX-encoded~TIGRFAM: fructose-1,6-bisphosphatase, class II~COGs: COG1494 Fructose-1 6-bisphosphatase/sedoheptulose 1 7-bisphosphatase and related protein~InterPro IPR004464~KEGG: tai:Taci_1013 fructose-1,6-bisphosphatase, class II~PFAM: GlpX family protein~PRIAM: Fructose-bisphosphatase~SPTR: Fructose-1,6-bisphosphatase, class II;~TIGRFAM: fructose-1,6-bisphosphatase, class II), with protein MSKPDRNMALEMVRVTEAAAMAAGRWMGRGDKVAADAAAVNAMRYMLNTINMKGTVVIGEGEKDKAPMLFNGEVLGSGDMPEVDIAVDPIDGTRLLSLGRPNAISVVAISEKDTMYNPKHIFYMNKIATGPQAADAIDIEAPISENIRKVAKALDKSIEDVTVVILDRPRHEHMIKEIREVGARIRLIPDGDIAGALMTCKEDSGIDLLIGIGGSPEAVVAACALKCVGGNMQCKLWPRNQEEASRCKEQGMDINKVLGLDDLVKSDNVFFAATGITDGELLRGVRYQGEKIRTSSLVMRSKSGTIRYIEAVHSLEKLELYSGIDYSPRYE; from the coding sequence ATGAGCAAACCTGATAGAAATATGGCACTTGAGATGGTGAGAGTAACGGAAGCAGCTGCCATGGCTGCAGGAAGATGGATGGGGCGAGGTGATAAGGTCGCAGCAGACGCAGCGGCGGTGAACGCCATGCGCTACATGCTCAATACAATAAACATGAAAGGAACTGTTGTCATAGGAGAAGGCGAAAAGGATAAAGCCCCAATGCTTTTTAATGGGGAAGTTTTAGGTAGCGGGGACATGCCAGAGGTAGACATTGCGGTTGATCCAATAGATGGTACCCGTCTTCTATCATTAGGAAGGCCCAACGCCATAAGTGTTGTAGCCATTTCTGAGAAAGATACCATGTACAACCCGAAACATATTTTTTACATGAATAAAATAGCCACGGGTCCTCAGGCCGCTGATGCGATAGATATTGAGGCACCAATATCGGAAAACATTCGTAAAGTGGCCAAAGCTCTTGACAAAAGCATAGAAGATGTGACGGTGGTGATATTGGATCGACCGCGACATGAACACATGATAAAAGAAATTAGAGAGGTGGGGGCCAGAATAAGGCTTATACCAGATGGAGACATTGCAGGGGCTCTCATGACTTGCAAAGAGGACAGCGGTATAGATTTGCTAATTGGTATAGGAGGGTCTCCTGAGGCTGTGGTAGCAGCATGTGCATTAAAATGCGTGGGAGGCAACATGCAATGTAAATTGTGGCCTAGAAATCAGGAAGAGGCGTCAAGGTGCAAAGAACAAGGTATGGACATCAATAAAGTGCTCGGTTTAGATGATTTGGTGAAATCTGATAACGTATTTTTTGCTGCTACTGGGATAACCGACGGAGAGCTGTTAAGAGGTGTCCGTTATCAAGGGGAAAAGATAAGGACGAGCTCTTTGGTTATGAGGTCCAAGAGCGGCACAATCAGGTACATAGAAGCAGTGCACAGCCTTGAGAAGTTAGAGCTTTATAGCGGAATAGACTACAGTCCTCGGTACGAGTAG
- a CDS encoding adenylosuccinate lyase (PFAM: Lyase; Adenylosuccinate lyase C-terminus~TIGRFAM: adenylosuccinate lyase~COGs: COG0015 Adenylosuccinate lyase~InterProIPR020557: IPR000362: IPR003031: IPR004769: IPR 019468~KEGG: aco:Amico_1048 adenylosuccinate lyase~PFAM: fumarate lyase; Adenylosuccinate lyase-like~SPTR: Adenylosuccinate lyase;~TIGRFAM: adenylosuccinate lyase): MIERYSTKEMSKLWSDESKFKTWLEVEMAVCEVWAEKGVIPHDAMKVIREKANFDIERIKEIEQEVHHDVIAFVTCVAENIGPEGRYVHLGLTSSDVIDTASSLLLTRALDIVIEALVSLINVVREKAQEFKYVPCIGRTHGVHAEPMTFGLKILNWLDELLRGEVRLNSAREMIKVGKISGAVGTYAHCPPDVEEKVCARLGLRPAPISTQILQRDKHATIMSSLAILGGTLERIALEIRHLQRTEVLEAAEPFSSKQKGSSAMPHKRNPILCERICGMSRLLRGYALAAMENMALWHERDISHSSVERVIWPDSFNLIHYMILMMQKVISNMDVFGENISKNLDMTRGLIFSQRVLLALVDAGLDRNGAYEIIQSNAKKAWRTGQDFRALCKSDERITKYLSLELLDSLFDVNYYIRHVDSIFDRFTGNPYIGQ; the protein is encoded by the coding sequence TTGATAGAACGATATTCAACTAAAGAAATGAGCAAGCTGTGGTCTGATGAGAGCAAGTTTAAGACCTGGTTGGAGGTGGAGATGGCCGTTTGTGAGGTGTGGGCCGAGAAAGGGGTTATTCCTCACGACGCCATGAAGGTAATACGGGAGAAAGCAAACTTCGACATAGAAAGAATAAAAGAGATAGAGCAGGAAGTACATCACGATGTAATAGCTTTCGTGACCTGTGTTGCAGAAAATATTGGACCTGAAGGAAGATATGTCCATTTAGGACTTACCAGCAGTGATGTAATAGATACTGCTTCCTCTCTGCTGTTAACAAGAGCATTGGACATTGTGATAGAGGCCCTTGTGTCTTTGATAAACGTAGTTCGCGAGAAAGCCCAGGAATTTAAGTACGTTCCATGTATTGGTAGAACTCATGGCGTTCATGCTGAGCCCATGACTTTTGGCTTGAAAATCCTCAATTGGCTGGATGAACTCTTGAGAGGCGAAGTAAGACTAAATTCAGCTAGAGAAATGATTAAGGTAGGGAAAATATCTGGCGCTGTAGGGACTTATGCTCATTGCCCTCCAGATGTAGAAGAGAAGGTTTGTGCTAGGTTAGGACTTAGGCCTGCGCCTATATCCACGCAAATTTTGCAGCGCGACAAACATGCAACGATAATGTCCTCGCTGGCCATATTGGGAGGCACGTTAGAGAGGATAGCTTTAGAGATTCGCCATCTGCAAAGAACTGAGGTTCTTGAAGCGGCAGAGCCCTTTTCGTCTAAACAAAAAGGATCTTCTGCGATGCCCCATAAGAGAAACCCCATATTGTGTGAAAGGATATGTGGCATGTCCAGGCTGCTTAGAGGATATGCCCTTGCAGCCATGGAAAACATGGCCTTATGGCATGAGAGGGACATAAGCCACTCATCTGTAGAGAGAGTTATTTGGCCTGATAGTTTTAATCTAATCCACTATATGATACTGATGATGCAAAAGGTTATAAGTAATATGGACGTGTTTGGTGAGAATATAAGCAAGAATCTAGATATGACTCGGGGACTGATCTTCAGTCAAAGAGTGTTGTTGGCCTTGGTGGATGCGGGTTTGGATAGAAATGGGGCGTACGAAATAATACAGTCCAACGCCAAGAAAGCGTGGAGAACTGGTCAAGATTTTCGTGCGCTGTGTAAAAGCGATGAACGGATAACGAAGTACTTATCCTTAGAATTGTTGGATTCCCTTTTTGATGTAAATTACTACATAAGACATGTAGATTCCATTTTTGATAGATTCACAGGGAACCCTTATATTGGTCAATGA
- a CDS encoding hypothetical protein (KEGG: aco:Amico_1049 hypothetical protein~SPTR: Putative uncharacterized protein) gives MSYLVKLVVGVLYPDDEWLEWTKSCLKKEFGAVERTLRGIPFEYTDYYKDISPSLFKAFFSFTGLWAAENLADWKLFTCGIERASGKTRKINIDPGYVNGARLVLASTKDHAHRIYLRDGIFAEVTLRYRGKRWVPFDYTFPDFRSGLYDDFLSAVRNDWLQEIRSLKEDE, from the coding sequence ATGTCATATTTGGTTAAGCTTGTTGTAGGTGTGCTCTATCCTGATGACGAATGGTTGGAATGGACGAAATCTTGCTTAAAGAAAGAGTTTGGCGCTGTGGAGCGCACGTTGCGGGGTATTCCTTTTGAATATACGGATTATTATAAAGATATATCTCCTAGCTTGTTCAAAGCGTTTTTTTCCTTTACTGGCCTTTGGGCTGCAGAAAACCTGGCTGATTGGAAACTCTTCACGTGTGGCATTGAAAGGGCTTCGGGCAAGACCAGAAAGATTAATATAGATCCTGGCTATGTGAATGGTGCACGATTGGTTTTGGCTTCTACTAAAGACCATGCTCATAGAATATATTTGAGAGATGGTATTTTTGCTGAAGTTACTTTGAGATATAGAGGTAAAAGATGGGTGCCCTTTGATTATACCTTCCCTGATTTCAGAAGTGGCCTGTACGATGATTTTTTGTCGGCAGTGAGAAACGATTGGCTGCAAGAAATACGGTCACTTAAGGAGGATGAATAA
- a CDS encoding signal recognition particle-docking protein FtsY (PFAM: SRP54-type protein, GTPase domain; SRP54-type protein, helical bundle domain~TIGRFAM: signal recognition particle-docking protein FtsY~COGs: COG0552 Signal recognition particle GTPase~InterPro IPR000897: IPR003593: IPR004390: IPR013822~KEGG: aco:Amico_1050 signal recognition particle-docking protein FtsY~PFAM: GTP-binding signal recognition particle SRP54 G- domain; GTP-binding signal recognition particle SRP54 helical bundle~SMART: AAA ATPase~SPTR: Signal recognition particle-docking protein FtsY;~TIGRFAM: signal recognition particle-docking protein FtsY) has product MVLGTIKEKLAKVKNKLGIANLISKGTILSDSFWEELEELLIQGDVGIDYSEDLVREVKDRTKREKIQTQEEVKEILKEVLREKLGRVEGMGKDLLATENKSLVVLVGVNGTGKTTTAAKLARLAKGRGKRPILVAADTFRAAATEQLKTWGERLNIKVIAREPGSDPASVVFDAIKSADAGGGDFLVVDTAGRIHTKKNLMDELGKVIRVAYKETPGWEKNVLLVLDAVTGQNGLLQAKTFGEALDLTGVILTKYDNTAKGGILLAIAEQLNIPIYYVGLGEGSEDLVPFSVDEFINGLLE; this is encoded by the coding sequence ATGGTTTTAGGAACTATAAAAGAAAAACTGGCAAAAGTTAAAAACAAACTAGGTATTGCCAACCTAATTTCCAAGGGTACAATTCTGAGCGACTCTTTCTGGGAAGAGTTGGAAGAACTTTTGATTCAGGGAGATGTGGGTATCGACTATTCAGAAGACCTCGTAAGGGAGGTTAAAGATAGGACAAAAAGGGAAAAAATTCAAACACAGGAAGAAGTAAAAGAGATTTTGAAGGAAGTCTTAAGAGAGAAGTTGGGAAGAGTTGAGGGCATGGGGAAGGATTTATTGGCTACGGAGAATAAAAGCCTTGTCGTTTTGGTTGGAGTCAATGGAACTGGTAAGACTACCACTGCTGCAAAGTTAGCTAGATTAGCCAAGGGAAGAGGCAAACGCCCTATATTGGTTGCTGCGGATACATTCAGGGCAGCGGCAACAGAGCAGTTAAAGACCTGGGGAGAAAGGTTGAATATAAAAGTCATAGCTAGAGAGCCCGGAAGCGACCCCGCCTCAGTTGTTTTTGATGCAATCAAATCTGCTGATGCTGGCGGGGGCGATTTCTTGGTAGTAGATACCGCAGGAAGGATACACACCAAGAAAAACCTGATGGATGAACTTGGTAAAGTTATAAGGGTTGCATATAAGGAAACTCCTGGTTGGGAAAAAAATGTTTTGTTGGTGCTTGATGCAGTAACAGGCCAGAATGGGCTTTTACAAGCCAAGACTTTTGGGGAAGCGTTGGATTTGACAGGGGTTATTCTTACTAAATATGACAACACAGCGAAAGGAGGCATATTGCTGGCTATAGCTGAGCAACTGAATATACCCATATACTATGTAGGTCTAGGAGAGGGTTCTGAGGACTTGGTGCCTTTTTCGGTGGATGAGTTTATTAACGGTCTTTTGGAGTAA
- a CDS encoding PSP1 domain protein (PFAM: PSP1 C-terminal conserved region~COGs: COG1774 Uncharacterized homolog of PSP1~InterPro IPR007557~KEGG: aco:Amico_1051 PSP1 domain protein~PFAM: PSP1 domain protein~SPTR: PSP1 domain protein): MSFYLVSFGKPRFLGVVDIDRNLQKGTYIVVESARGLELALNLGGVSPDKVERYREKFSNVSQDESPQLKGSEPLFQDLIYVREAEALDLSESTLQREEEEKVLLDAREILKGHKLPMKLVEAEYLLDRKKLFFFFTSEQRVDFRAFVKDLARKFKTRIELRQIGVRDEAKVVKGLGPCGRPCCCGYWLNTFEPICIRMVKEQNLSLNPAKTSGICGRLMCCIAYERETYSKLWERLPNPGSKIKGPDATYVISGVDITSDCVKIIEPGKGEILVPVDKFEAFRECVERGEVWSDFQVKPLIEIEPIEEEPEFSWDDNFEIEVTTGEVAQLENQDIERKKVSEEMQDKENKTKNSVAETLQDSDETTKEGKREGRRKRSKRKNKNKTNAAKREGSQKKEIKDNKKKRTKPQREQG, from the coding sequence TTGAGCTTTTATCTGGTGTCCTTTGGTAAACCTAGATTTCTAGGAGTTGTAGATATAGATAGAAATCTACAAAAAGGAACTTACATAGTCGTCGAGAGCGCTAGAGGTCTTGAGTTAGCGCTAAATCTAGGAGGAGTAAGTCCCGACAAAGTTGAACGGTACAGGGAAAAATTTAGCAATGTATCCCAGGATGAGTCACCCCAGTTGAAGGGCAGTGAGCCTCTTTTTCAAGATTTGATCTATGTCCGGGAAGCTGAAGCTCTTGATCTATCTGAGAGCACTTTGCAGAGGGAAGAAGAGGAAAAAGTTCTGCTTGATGCAAGAGAGATCCTTAAGGGACATAAGTTGCCTATGAAATTAGTGGAAGCAGAGTATTTGCTGGATCGCAAGAAACTATTTTTCTTTTTCACTTCTGAGCAAAGAGTAGATTTTCGGGCATTTGTCAAGGACTTGGCTCGGAAGTTCAAAACTAGAATAGAGTTAAGGCAAATAGGTGTAAGAGATGAAGCAAAGGTTGTCAAAGGTCTTGGTCCATGTGGAAGGCCTTGTTGTTGTGGCTATTGGTTGAATACTTTTGAGCCTATATGTATTCGCATGGTCAAGGAACAAAATCTTTCGCTGAATCCCGCGAAAACTTCAGGAATATGTGGTCGATTGATGTGTTGCATCGCATATGAACGGGAGACCTACTCCAAGCTTTGGGAAAGGTTGCCCAATCCAGGATCAAAGATAAAGGGGCCTGATGCGACGTATGTGATATCTGGCGTGGATATAACTTCTGATTGTGTGAAGATAATAGAGCCTGGTAAGGGAGAAATATTGGTGCCCGTGGATAAATTTGAGGCCTTCAGAGAATGTGTTGAGAGGGGAGAGGTGTGGTCTGATTTTCAAGTCAAACCTCTTATTGAAATAGAGCCAATAGAAGAAGAACCGGAGTTTTCTTGGGATGATAATTTTGAGATAGAGGTCACCACAGGGGAAGTAGCACAACTCGAGAACCAAGATATTGAACGTAAAAAAGTTTCAGAGGAAATGCAGGATAAAGAAAATAAAACAAAAAACTCAGTTGCAGAAACGTTGCAGGATTCTGATGAAACCACCAAGGAAGGTAAGCGGGAAGGAAGGCGTAAGAGGTCAAAAAGAAAAAATAAAAACAAAACCAATGCCGCTAAAAGAGAGGGTAGCCAAAAGAAAGAAATAAAAGACAACAAGAAGAAAAGAACTAAACCCCAACGGGAACAAGGCTAG
- a CDS encoding DNA polymerase III gamma/tau subunits-like protein (KEGG: aco:Amico_1052 DNA polymerase III gamma/tau subunits-like protein~SPTR: DNA polymerase III gamma/tau subunits-like protein), with protein sequence MQKKNLAVNENEEEQNFLQESFSSLVAEIKSNGIDTNFACVLPGSLQRKLAVELGKSLLCESKTGEDNCESCKAWVGESHPDLIIIGSPDKPPGIKECMSLWEEISLFPVAANRRVAFLLGCDKLSLPAANSLLKLTEETPGDGLVALLMEEEKMLPTLKSRLHIFRFKLPLLKSSTDIPKNKDQFLKWLRSTSNMSTGEVALVLSGWVSTLVDEGRFDKAADIEMARVLSEKYNMSKEMLEDLIYMVLWEGYDFELLSGVLW encoded by the coding sequence ATGCAGAAGAAAAATCTGGCTGTTAATGAGAATGAGGAAGAACAAAATTTTCTTCAAGAGTCCTTTTCTTCCTTGGTGGCGGAGATCAAAAGCAATGGGATAGATACCAATTTTGCATGTGTACTTCCAGGTTCTTTGCAGAGGAAGCTTGCTGTGGAGTTAGGCAAGTCTCTATTGTGTGAAAGCAAAACAGGGGAAGATAATTGTGAATCTTGCAAGGCGTGGGTTGGAGAGAGTCATCCTGATTTAATAATTATCGGCTCTCCAGACAAACCTCCAGGGATCAAAGAGTGTATGAGTCTATGGGAAGAGATATCCCTTTTCCCTGTGGCCGCCAACAGAAGGGTTGCTTTTCTTTTAGGATGCGACAAACTTTCCCTTCCTGCGGCCAACAGCCTGTTGAAGCTTACCGAGGAGACCCCGGGAGATGGATTGGTAGCCCTTTTGATGGAAGAAGAAAAAATGCTTCCCACGCTTAAAAGCAGGTTGCACATTTTTCGTTTCAAGCTTCCCTTGCTAAAATCATCGACTGATATACCTAAAAATAAAGATCAATTTTTGAAATGGTTGAGATCTACATCAAATATGAGTACTGGTGAGGTAGCTTTGGTTTTGTCCGGTTGGGTGTCAACCCTGGTTGATGAAGGTAGGTTCGATAAGGCCGCCGACATTGAGATGGCAAGAGTGTTGTCAGAGAAGTACAATATGTCCAAAGAAATGCTCGAGGATTTAATATATATGGTGTTGTGGGAGGGGTATGATTTTGAGCTTTTATCTGGTGTCCTTTGGTAA
- a CDS encoding thymidylate kinase (PFAM: Thymidylate kinase~TIGRFAM: thymidylate kinase~COGs: COG0125 Thymidylate kinase~InterPro IPR018095: IPR018094: IPR000062~KEGG: aco:Amico_1053 thymidylate kinase~PFAM: thymidylate kinase~PRIAM: dTMP kinase~SPTR: Thymidylate kinase;~TIGRFAM: thymidylate kinase) — MQLAMFITLEGIDGSGKSSQAERVAEIIKGIWKDKNVVLTHEPGGWPGGIYLRNTIIETHFSNPWAELFLFISDRCEHVERVIAPALNEGNIVVSERYNDSTLAYQVWGRCLPEKDVRTIINIAKLPEPDLTFWFDVSVDVAVKRLSKRGNLDRIEKDLHLLERIAEGYKTLWRENPNRIKRIDANKDEKLVCMQLTEELRKYAEEKSGC, encoded by the coding sequence ATGCAACTAGCCATGTTTATAACGTTGGAAGGAATAGATGGATCAGGGAAAAGCTCCCAAGCTGAACGGGTAGCGGAGATAATAAAAGGCATCTGGAAAGACAAAAATGTTGTGCTTACACACGAGCCTGGGGGGTGGCCTGGCGGGATATACCTAAGGAACACTATAATTGAAACCCATTTCTCAAACCCCTGGGCAGAGTTGTTTCTCTTTATCTCAGATCGGTGTGAACACGTAGAGCGGGTAATAGCTCCTGCGTTGAATGAGGGCAATATAGTTGTCTCTGAAAGGTACAATGACTCCACTCTGGCGTATCAGGTATGGGGAAGATGTTTACCAGAAAAGGATGTAAGAACAATCATAAATATCGCGAAGCTCCCAGAGCCTGATTTGACTTTCTGGTTTGATGTTTCTGTCGATGTGGCAGTGAAGAGGCTTTCAAAAAGGGGAAACTTGGATAGGATAGAAAAGGATTTGCATCTGTTGGAGCGCATAGCTGAAGGCTATAAAACCCTTTGGAGAGAAAATCCTAATAGGATAAAGCGAATAGACGCTAACAAGGATGAAAAGTTAGTCTGTATGCAGCTAACGGAGGAATTGAGGAAATATGCAGAAGAAAAATCTGGCTGTTAA